From a region of the Pongo abelii isolate AG06213 chromosome 9, NHGRI_mPonAbe1-v2.0_pri, whole genome shotgun sequence genome:
- the RCOR2 gene encoding REST corepressor 2 isoform X3 has protein sequence MPAVMEKPSAGSGILSRSRAKTVPNGGQPHSEDDSSEEEHSHDSMIRVGTNYQAVIPECKPESPARYSNKELKGMLVWSPNHCVSDAKLDKYIAMAKEKHGYNIEQALGMLLWHKHDVEKSLADLANFTPFPDEWTVEDKVLFEQAFGFHGKCFQRIQQMLPDKLIPSLVKYYYSWKKTRSRTSVMDRQARRLGGRKDKEDSDELEEGRGGVSEGEPDPGDPKREPLPSRPLNARPGPGKKEVQVSQYRHHPLRTRRRPPKGMYLSPEGLTAVSGSPDLANLTLRGLDSQLISLKRQVQSMKQTNSSLRQALEGGIDPLRPPEANTKFNSRWTTDEQLLAVQGPDYIGLHVCAPISAPCAATPSTSHLAVPAAPTAEATFAHGSHSAPTATPTAAGPLPPAPAGPQPAPTASHPPRSGCLPPQCPPWPSAPTHLDWSPSGAPSALTLSPDVLHQPQAPGPRHLWW, from the exons ATGCCCGCGGTGATGGAGAAGCCGAGCGCGGGCTCTGGGATCCTGTCCCGCAGCCGGGCCAAGACGGTGCCCAACGGCGGACAGCCCCACTCGGAGGATGACAGCAGCGAGGAGGAGCACTCGCACG ACAGCATGATCCGCGTTGGAACCAATTACCAGGCCGTAATTCCGGAGTGCAAGCCTG AGAGCCCCGCACGCTACAGCAACAAGGAGCTGAAGGGGATGCTGGTGTGGTCACCTAACCACTGTGTGTCAGATGCCAAGC TTGACAAGTACATTGCGATGGCCAAGGAGAAGCATGGCTACAACATTGAGCAG GCGCTGGGCATGCTCCTGTGGCATAAGCACGATGTGGAGAAGTCGCTGGCCGACCTGGCCAACTTCACCCCATTCCCTGACGAGTGGACAGTAGAGGACAAGGTGCTGTTTGAACAGGCCTTTGGCTTCCACGGCAAATGCTTCCAGCGGATCCAGCAGATG CTGCCTGACAAGTTGATTCCCAGCCTGGTGAAGTACTACTACTCTTGGAAGAAGACCCGCAGCCGAACTAGTGTGATGGACAGACAGGCCCGGCGGCTGGGGGGCCGCAAGGACAAAGAAGACAG TGATGAGCTTGAAGAGGGTCGAGGAGGCGTGAGTGAGGGAGAGCCCGATCCTGGAGATCCCAAGAGAGAG CCTCTACCCTCTCGGCCCCTGAATGCACGCCCAGGCCCTGGGAAAAAGGAGGTCCAGGTGTCTCAGTACCGCCACCACCCCTTGCGAACCCGGCGTCGCCCACCCAAGGGCATGTACCTGAGCCCTGAGGGCCTCACGGCAGTGTCAGGAAGCCCGGACCTTGCCAACCTCACACTCCGAGGTCTTGACTCTCAGCTCATCTCCCTCAAGCGCCAG GTACAGAGCATGAAGCAGACCAACAGCAGCCTGCGCCAAGCCCTGGAGGGCGGTATTGATCCACTCCGCCCCCCGGAG GCCAACACCAAGTTCAACTCCCGCTGGACCACAGATGAGCAGCTTTTGGCCGTCCAAG GTCCAGATTACATCGGTCTCCACGTCTGTGCCCCGATCAGTGCCCCCTGCGCTGCCACCCCTTCCACCTCCCACCTCGCTGTCCCAGCCGCCCCCACTGCTGAGGCCACCTTTGCCCACGGCTCCCACTCTGCTCCGACAGCCACCCCCACTGCAGCAGGGCCGCTTCCTCCAGCCCCGGCTGGCCCCCAACCAGCCCCCACCGCCTCTCATCCGCCCCGCTCTGGCTGCCTCCCGCCACAGTGCCCGCCCTGGCCCTCAGCCCCCACCCACCTTGATTGGAGCCCCTCTGGAGCCCCCAGCGCCCTCACTCTGAGCCCTGATGTCCTCCACCAACCACAGGCTCCAGGACCCAGGCATCTCTGGTGGTGA
- the RCOR2 gene encoding REST corepressor 2 isoform X2, protein MPAVMEKPSAGSGILSRSRAKTVPNGGQPHSEDDSSEEEHSHDSMIRVGTNYQAVIPECKPESPARYSNKELKGMLVWSPNHCVSDAKLDKYIAMAKEKHGYNIEQALGMLLWHKHDVEKSLADLANFTPFPDEWTVEDKVLFEQAFGFHGKCFQRIQQMLPDKLIPSLVKYYYSWKKTRSRTSVMDRQARRLGGRKDKEDSDELEEGRGGVSEGEPDPGDPKREPLPSRPLNARPGPGKKEVQVSQYRHHPLRTRRRPPKGMYLSPEGLTAVSGSPDLANLTLRGLDSQLISLKRQANTKFNSRWTTDEQLLAVQAIRRYGKDFGAIAEVIGNKTLTQVKTFFVSYRRRFNLEEVLQEWEAEQDGAPGAPVPMEEARRGAPLPAPALEEDDEVQITSVSTSVPRSVPPALPPLPPPTSLSQPPPLLRPPLPTAPTLLRQPPPLQQGRFLQPRLAPNQPPPPLIRPALAASRHSARPGPQPPPTLIGAPLEPPAPSL, encoded by the exons ATGCCCGCGGTGATGGAGAAGCCGAGCGCGGGCTCTGGGATCCTGTCCCGCAGCCGGGCCAAGACGGTGCCCAACGGCGGACAGCCCCACTCGGAGGATGACAGCAGCGAGGAGGAGCACTCGCACG ACAGCATGATCCGCGTTGGAACCAATTACCAGGCCGTAATTCCGGAGTGCAAGCCTG AGAGCCCCGCACGCTACAGCAACAAGGAGCTGAAGGGGATGCTGGTGTGGTCACCTAACCACTGTGTGTCAGATGCCAAGC TTGACAAGTACATTGCGATGGCCAAGGAGAAGCATGGCTACAACATTGAGCAG GCGCTGGGCATGCTCCTGTGGCATAAGCACGATGTGGAGAAGTCGCTGGCCGACCTGGCCAACTTCACCCCATTCCCTGACGAGTGGACAGTAGAGGACAAGGTGCTGTTTGAACAGGCCTTTGGCTTCCACGGCAAATGCTTCCAGCGGATCCAGCAGATG CTGCCTGACAAGTTGATTCCCAGCCTGGTGAAGTACTACTACTCTTGGAAGAAGACCCGCAGCCGAACTAGTGTGATGGACAGACAGGCCCGGCGGCTGGGGGGCCGCAAGGACAAAGAAGACAG TGATGAGCTTGAAGAGGGTCGAGGAGGCGTGAGTGAGGGAGAGCCCGATCCTGGAGATCCCAAGAGAGAG CCTCTACCCTCTCGGCCCCTGAATGCACGCCCAGGCCCTGGGAAAAAGGAGGTCCAGGTGTCTCAGTACCGCCACCACCCCTTGCGAACCCGGCGTCGCCCACCCAAGGGCATGTACCTGAGCCCTGAGGGCCTCACGGCAGTGTCAGGAAGCCCGGACCTTGCCAACCTCACACTCCGAGGTCTTGACTCTCAGCTCATCTCCCTCAAGCGCCAG GCCAACACCAAGTTCAACTCCCGCTGGACCACAGATGAGCAGCTTTTGGCCGTCCAAG CCATCCGTAGGTATGGCAAAGACTTTGGGGCTATTGCAGAGGTGATTGGGAACAAGACTCTGACCCAGGTGAAGACTTTCTTTGTGAGCTACCGGCGCCGCTTCAATCTGGAGGAGGTGCTGCAGGaatgggaggctgagcaggatgGGGCCCCTGGAGCCCCAGTCCCCATGGAGGAGGCTAGGAGAGGGGCTCCATTGCCAGCCCCAGCCCTAGAGGAAGATGATGAG GTCCAGATTACATCGGTCTCCACGTCTGTGCCCCGATCAGTGCCCCCTGCGCTGCCACCCCTTCCACCTCCCACCTCGCTGTCCCAGCCGCCCCCACTGCTGAGGCCACCTTTGCCCACGGCTCCCACTCTGCTCCGACAGCCACCCCCACTGCAGCAGGGCCGCTTCCTCCAGCCCCGGCTGGCCCCCAACCAGCCCCCACCGCCTCTCATCCGCCCCGCTCTGGCTGCCTCCCGCCACAGTGCCCGCCCTGGCCCTCAGCCCCCACCCACCTTGATTGGAGCCCCTCTGGAGCCCCCAGCGCCCTCACTCTGA
- the RCOR2 gene encoding REST corepressor 2 isoform X1 gives MPAVMEKPSAGSGILSRSRAKTVPNGGQPHSEDDSSEEEHSHDSMIRVGTNYQAVIPECKPESPARYSNKELKGMLVWSPNHCVSDAKLDKYIAMAKEKHGYNIEQALGMLLWHKHDVEKSLADLANFTPFPDEWTVEDKVLFEQAFGFHGKCFQRIQQMLPDKLIPSLVKYYYSWKKTRSRTSVMDRQARRLGGRKDKEDSDELEEGRGGVSEGEPDPGDPKREPLPSRPLNARPGPGKKEVQVSQYRHHPLRTRRRPPKGMYLSPEGLTAVSGSPDLANLTLRGLDSQLISLKRQVQSMKQTNSSLRQALEGGIDPLRPPEANTKFNSRWTTDEQLLAVQAIRRYGKDFGAIAEVIGNKTLTQVKTFFVSYRRRFNLEEVLQEWEAEQDGAPGAPVPMEEARRGAPLPAPALEEDDEVQITSVSTSVPRSVPPALPPLPPPTSLSQPPPLLRPPLPTAPTLLRQPPPLQQGRFLQPRLAPNQPPPPLIRPALAASRHSARPGPQPPPTLIGAPLEPPAPSL, from the exons ATGCCCGCGGTGATGGAGAAGCCGAGCGCGGGCTCTGGGATCCTGTCCCGCAGCCGGGCCAAGACGGTGCCCAACGGCGGACAGCCCCACTCGGAGGATGACAGCAGCGAGGAGGAGCACTCGCACG ACAGCATGATCCGCGTTGGAACCAATTACCAGGCCGTAATTCCGGAGTGCAAGCCTG AGAGCCCCGCACGCTACAGCAACAAGGAGCTGAAGGGGATGCTGGTGTGGTCACCTAACCACTGTGTGTCAGATGCCAAGC TTGACAAGTACATTGCGATGGCCAAGGAGAAGCATGGCTACAACATTGAGCAG GCGCTGGGCATGCTCCTGTGGCATAAGCACGATGTGGAGAAGTCGCTGGCCGACCTGGCCAACTTCACCCCATTCCCTGACGAGTGGACAGTAGAGGACAAGGTGCTGTTTGAACAGGCCTTTGGCTTCCACGGCAAATGCTTCCAGCGGATCCAGCAGATG CTGCCTGACAAGTTGATTCCCAGCCTGGTGAAGTACTACTACTCTTGGAAGAAGACCCGCAGCCGAACTAGTGTGATGGACAGACAGGCCCGGCGGCTGGGGGGCCGCAAGGACAAAGAAGACAG TGATGAGCTTGAAGAGGGTCGAGGAGGCGTGAGTGAGGGAGAGCCCGATCCTGGAGATCCCAAGAGAGAG CCTCTACCCTCTCGGCCCCTGAATGCACGCCCAGGCCCTGGGAAAAAGGAGGTCCAGGTGTCTCAGTACCGCCACCACCCCTTGCGAACCCGGCGTCGCCCACCCAAGGGCATGTACCTGAGCCCTGAGGGCCTCACGGCAGTGTCAGGAAGCCCGGACCTTGCCAACCTCACACTCCGAGGTCTTGACTCTCAGCTCATCTCCCTCAAGCGCCAG GTACAGAGCATGAAGCAGACCAACAGCAGCCTGCGCCAAGCCCTGGAGGGCGGTATTGATCCACTCCGCCCCCCGGAG GCCAACACCAAGTTCAACTCCCGCTGGACCACAGATGAGCAGCTTTTGGCCGTCCAAG CCATCCGTAGGTATGGCAAAGACTTTGGGGCTATTGCAGAGGTGATTGGGAACAAGACTCTGACCCAGGTGAAGACTTTCTTTGTGAGCTACCGGCGCCGCTTCAATCTGGAGGAGGTGCTGCAGGaatgggaggctgagcaggatgGGGCCCCTGGAGCCCCAGTCCCCATGGAGGAGGCTAGGAGAGGGGCTCCATTGCCAGCCCCAGCCCTAGAGGAAGATGATGAG GTCCAGATTACATCGGTCTCCACGTCTGTGCCCCGATCAGTGCCCCCTGCGCTGCCACCCCTTCCACCTCCCACCTCGCTGTCCCAGCCGCCCCCACTGCTGAGGCCACCTTTGCCCACGGCTCCCACTCTGCTCCGACAGCCACCCCCACTGCAGCAGGGCCGCTTCCTCCAGCCCCGGCTGGCCCCCAACCAGCCCCCACCGCCTCTCATCCGCCCCGCTCTGGCTGCCTCCCGCCACAGTGCCCGCCCTGGCCCTCAGCCCCCACCCACCTTGATTGGAGCCCCTCTGGAGCCCCCAGCGCCCTCACTCTGA